Proteins encoded together in one Apis cerana isolate GH-2021 linkage group LG4, AcerK_1.0, whole genome shotgun sequence window:
- the LOC107993924 gene encoding tubulin beta-1 chain, producing MREIVHIQAGQCGNQIGAKFWEIISDEHGIDPTGTYHGDSDLQLERINVYYNEASGGKYVPRAILVDLEPGTMDSVRSGPFGQIFRPDNFVFGQSGAGNNWAKGHYTEGAELVDSVLDVVRKEAESCDCLQGFQLTHSLGGGTGSGMGTLLISKIREEYPDRIMNTYSVVPSPKVSDTVVEPYNATLSVHQLVENTDETYCIDNEALYDICFRTLKLSTPTYGDLNHLVSLTMSGVTTCLRFPGQLNADLRKLAVNMVPFPRLHFFMPGFAPLTSRGSQQYRALSVPELTQQMFDAKNMMAACDPRHGRYLTVAAIFRGRMSMKEVDEQMLNIQNKNSSYFVEWIPNNVKTAVCDIPPRGLKMSATFIGNSTAIQELFKRISEQFTAMFRRKAFLHWYTGEGMDEMEFTEAESNMNDLVSEYQQYQEATADEDAEFDEEQEAEVDEN from the exons ATGAGGGAAATCGTCCACATTCAAGCTGGCCAGTGCGGTAACCAAATTGGCGCAAAG ttttggGAAATCATCAGTGACGAGCATGGCATCGACCCAACCGGTACTTATCATGGCGATTCCGATCTTCAATTGGAAAGAATCAACGTATACTATAATGAAGCATCTGGAGGAAAATACGTACCACGTGCCATCCTCGTCGATTTGGAGCCAGGCACAATGGACTCTGTTCGCTCGGGACCTTTCGGTCAAATATTTAGACCAGATAATTTCGTGTTTGGACAGTCTGGAGCTGGTAACAATTGGGCAAAAGGTCATTACACCGAAGGTGCCGAATTAGTAGACTCTGTCCTTGATGTAGTCAGAAAAGAAGCCGAAAGCTGTGACTGCTTACAAGGTTTTCAATTGACTCACTCTTTGGGCGGTGGTACCGGATCCGGTATGGGAACGTTGCTCATCTCCAAAATTCGCGAAGAATATCCTGATAGAATCATGAATACATACTCCGTCGTACCGTCCCCTAAAGTATCAGATACCGTCGTAGAACCATATAATGCAACACTTTCCGTACATCAATTGGTAGAAAATACAGACGAAACTTACTGCATTGATAATGAAGCTCTTTACGATATTTGTTTCCGCACTCTGAAATTATCTACGCCTACCTATGGTGATCTGAATCATCTCGTTTCTCTTACGATGTCTGGTGTTACTACTTGCCTGAGGTTCCCTGGTCAATTGAATGCCGATTTGAGAAAACTCGCTGTAAACATGGTACCGTTCCCTCGTCTTCACTTCTTCATGCCAGGATTCGCACCACTCACATCTCGTGGCAGTCAACAATACAGAGCTCTCTCTGTACCCGAGCTAACTCAACAGATGTTCGATGCAAAGAATATGATGGCAGCCTGCGATCCTAGGCACGGAAGGTATCTCACAGTAGCAGCCATTTTCCGTGGCAGAATGTCGATGAAAGAAGTCGACGAGCAAATGCTCAACATTCAGAACAAGAACAGCTCTTACTTCGTCGAGTGGATCCCGAACAACGTAAAAACAGCTGTCTGCGACATCCCACCCCGTGGTTTGAAGATGTCCGCTACCTTCATCGGCAACTCGACAGCTATTCAAGAGCTGTTCAAACGAATCTCCGAACAGTTCACTGCTATGTTCAGGAGGAAAGCTTTCCTTCACTGGTACACCGGCGAGGGTATGGACGAGATGGAATTCACCGAGGCCGAATCGAACATGAACGATTTAGTTTCGGAATATCAGCAATATCAAGAAGCCACCGCAGACGAAGATGCGGAATTCGACGAGGAACAGGAAGCAGAAGTCGACGAAAATTAA
- the LOC108000161 gene encoding valacyclovir hydrolase: MFLFRRTHTVNLFSRNARIFSTIKNYISQEKKININGVNINYLKIGTGNPVLLLPGAAGTIWTDFKPQIEGLDKEKFTIVAWDPPGYGKSRPPDRTYPDDFFQRDAIWACDLMKALGYTKFSLIGWSDGAITSLILASMFPDNVQKMVALAANAYVTPEEKEIYKKYGTIDNWSEKMKQPLIKVYGEEYLRKISFDWLESILRICEKQNDDLCKESLKKIKCPSLIIQGNKDPMVLIEHASYLKDHIVGSKIKIFEKGAHNLHLRYSEEFNNIVTKFLIE, encoded by the exons atGTTTCTATTTCGACGAACACATACCGTTAATCTTTTCTCACGGAATGCACGTATCTTTtcgacaataaaaaattatatttcacag gaaaaaaaaattaatattaatggagTAAATATCAATTACCTGAAAATTGGAACTGGCAATCCAGTTTTGCTTTTACCTGGTGCTGCAG GTACGATTTGGACAGATTTTAAACCACAAATAGAGGGacttgataaagaaaaattcactaTAGTAGCATGGGATCCTCCAGGTTATGGAAAATCAAGACCACCCGATAGAACATATCcggatgatttttttcaacgtgATGCTATTTGGGCATGTGATTTAATGAAAGCTTTAGGTTacacaaaattttcattaataggATGGAGTGACGGTGCTATCACTTCTTTAATACTCGCTTCAATGTTTCCCGATAATGTTCAAAAAATGGTTGCTCTTGCTGCAAACGCTTACGTAACaccagaagaaaaagaaatttataaaa aatacgGAACTATTGATAATTGGtctgaaaaaatgaaacaaccaCTGATAAAAGTTTACGGAGAAGAATATTTACGAAAGATTTCGTTTGATTGGTTAGAGTCTATTTTGAGGATTTGCGAGAAACAAAACGATGATTTGTGTAAAGAATCGCTAAAGAAGATTAAGTGTCCTAGTTTAATCATTCAAGGAAACAAAGATCCGATGGTACTCATTGAACATGCAAGTTACTTGAAAGATCATATTGTTGGATCGAA gataaagattttcgaaaaaggtgcacataatttacatttacgaTATTCAgaagaattcaataatatcgTTACCAAAttcttaattgaataa
- the LOC108000163 gene encoding ubiquitin-conjugating enzyme E2 C — MAQNINPFYSSQNAPSKAAEEKQNIPKDNHAVSKRLQKELMVLMMSTEKGVSAFPDGENLFKWIGTIIGPQDTVYAGLTYKLTLEFPHSYPYSAPIVRFATPCFHPNVDAVGNICLDILKDKWSALYDVRTILLSIQSLLSEPNNESPLNPQAAKLWSDQTKYKKHLTEEYHRALNGDQQDS; from the exons ATGgcacaaaatataaatccatTCTATTCATCTCAAAATGCTCCAAGTAAAGCTGCAGAAGAAAAACAGAATATACCAAAAGATAACCATGCAGTTAGTAAACG GTTGCAAAAGGAGCTAATGGTTTTAATGATGAGTACAGAGAAAGGTGTTTCTGCCTTTCCAgatggagaaaatttattcaaatggaTAGGAACTATTATAGGACCACAGGATACA GTTTATGCTGgtcttacatataaattaacttTAGAATTTCCACATAGTTACCCATATAGTGCTCCAATTGTACGTTTTGCTACTCCTTGTTTTCATCCAAATGTGGATGCTGTAGGTAATATTTGTTTGgacatattaaaagataaatggaGTGCTTTATATGATGTGcgtactatattattatctatacaaTCTCTTCTTAGTG aacctAACAATGAAAGTCCTCTCAATCCACAAGCAGCAAAACTATGGAGTGAtcaaactaaatataaaaaacatttaacagAAGAATATCACAGAGCTCTAAATGGTGACCAACAAGATTCATGA
- the LOC108000162 gene encoding kxDL motif-containing protein CG10681 has translation MTTAQGTPESDTGSFECFQNYTAPEVFIQGLAGIVDQQDVESMIRAQKQMLQRFEKTNEMLTNCNQLSINRLKTAGTEFKKHTALLVEMKRDLDYIFKRIRIVKNKLSQQYPQAFNEAVRSSLAEEVIVEDVDCSVKPLEPEIVPLPSVTHTDMDRDPDSDVPVEEFQFAKLRKRRIKSNDSSSTESNNDQSNADTSSCTSDTA, from the exons atgacaacaGCACAAGGCACACCAGAATCAGATACTGGAAGTTTTGAATGTTTTCAAAACTATACAGCACCAGAGGTATTTATACAAGGTTTGGCTGGCATTGTTGATCAACAAGATGTAGAATCTATGATAAGAGCTCAAAAACAaat GTTGCAAAGATTTGAAAAGACCAATGAAATGTTAACTAATTGCAATCAATTGTCAATTAATAGATTGAAAACTGCTGGCactgaatttaaaaaacacaCAGCACTTTTGGTGGAAATGAAAAGAGATTTAGACTATATTTTCAAGAGGATtcgtattgtaaaaaataaattaagtcaACAATATCCTCAAGCATTTAAtg aagctGTTAGAAGCAGTTTAGCAGAAGAAGTAATCGTTGAAGATGTAGATTGTTCTGTAAAACCACTCGAACCTGAAATTGTTCCATTACCGAGTGTTACTCATACTGATATGGATCGAGATCCAGATTCTGATG TGCCGGTTGAGGAGTTTCAATTCGCAAAGCTGCGGAAACGACGAATAAAGAGCAACGATAGTTCATCAACGGAGAGCAACAACGATCAAAGTAACGCTGATACTTCGTCCTGCACGTCTGATACTGCTTAA